Below is a window of Impatiens glandulifera chromosome 2, dImpGla2.1, whole genome shotgun sequence DNA.
CAAGGCCTTGCTTTCTTGCACACTTCAAGACCATCGATAATAATGAGGGACGTCAAATCATCTAATATACTGCTTGACAAGGTTCAAATACGTCACTCAAGCTAGTCATTCTCTTTTATATATTGCAAATGTCAAAAGATCTTTTGAGATTACATCTTATTGTTTGTTTGTCTTGCTTAAACTTGTAAAGCCTTGGATGTGCTGCAATAATTGTTTATGGATGGACATTTTGGCtcatgtttattttttctttacagAACTACAATGCAAAATTGGCAGACTTTGGCTTAGGAAAGATGGGTCCATCTGATTACTCCACCCATATCTCAACAAGAGTGATGGGTACTAAAGGCTATGCATCTCCCGAATACGTGTCAACAGGTATGAATGAAGTTTTGTCTTGGCAGATAAAAATGGAAATAATTCGACTATAGCAAAAGTCTAAAACTGTTAAAACTATGCAGGTCGTCTAACTACGAAGAGCGATGTATACGGTTTTGGTGTAGTGCTTCTGGAGATCTTGACAGGAATGTGTTCCATAGATCTCAATAGGAGTAATGAAAAACAAGACTTGGTTGAGTGGGCATTGCCATATCTTGGTAGCGAAAGGAACATAAAATCCATTTTGGATTTCCAGATTGAGGGTCAGTATTCATTCCAGGGAGTAATGAAGGCAGGTACAATCATCCAAAGATGTCTGCAAAAGAAGTCAAAGGAAAGGCCCTCAATGAAGGAAGTTGTAGTAGCTTTGGAAGAAATAGCAACAATTGAAGGAAAAACAATGTATGAGCTGCAtacaacatcatcatcaacatcagAATCTTCCCCGGATGTTGTTATTGGGAGGAGTATTCACGTGGATACAAAACCAACCAATGCAGCAAAGCCAAAGTTGTCCCCGTTCTTTAGTCGACTAGTATTCAAATCCAAAAGCAACTTAAACTAAACTAGTTATTTTAATggttattatttcttaaataatattcttactTTAGAAAAAGTTCTGCTACctaataaattaacattaatttacaaatatggttaaaatagcgagaaaataaaaaataaaaaagaactccATATCTGACAATATCATCTTAACACTGCAAAGAAATAGATAAATACGGATtcgagaaatgatcaccaacaCGATTCgagaatatgaataataaaCGACCCATAAAAAATTAAGAGTATTATTCGGATTACAAAATTTCGAGATAAAAAATTCGATCCGACTAAATAGATTGTTgtaacaaataaaacaaaaacgcaagttcaaataaatttgaGTAGTGGAGAGAAACAAGATACCTtccaattataaaaaaaaaaataaaaataaaaatctaatgaCTAAAATGACTATTTAGCTAAAACCACCTAGCATGCAGTCAACTTAAGTGGGTTAATCATGATCTGCAATTTGTTATTGAGTATCACAATACTTTATATTCACAGTTTTCATCTTTGGTAAgttcacataaaaaatgaaacataaaatcTAGGTCTTCATGAGCCATTAATAAAACATCTTAATTAGGTTCAAcaaattatacttaattttacCTTCTTTAGTTGACACTCtaatcaaaaatataaagtttgtgATAATCGTAACACTCAAGAATGAATTTATATTGCTATGTAACCATCACCTCTTCATCTTCCTTGATCAATGTATGTAGCTTTTAGAGTATATTTTTGTTCAATAATATGTTCATTcatcatttattaatgaaacaacaaattattttgcaacatatcaatagatagagtatcaaaattatttaattctttaattaaatatataacataatcaaatttaGATGTTATATATAGatctcataattttttcaataactaCACCATCTTTCATCTTTTCATTAGtgacttattttatttgtaatagtAAAATAATCACTCACTTCATGTTTAACATTTCAAACTCTTtgtaaaaattttgtttttatattctTTGCACTTTAACCATTCTTTTATacttctatttaaaaaattcctAAATATCccttgatatatttttatttataatgatttcTAACACCGTTTTATCAATAGTttgaaatatatagtttttacctttaaatattttagccATGCATCATTAATGGCATTTTTTGTTATGTGTTTGTCAGTACAAATCCTCTAGCAATTGTCAAAAGTCATTCTTCTGCTAATCCCAATACTCTTTGATTCAGAATAAGTTTTTCATTAGCATACATTGTAGACTTTGGTATCAAAGCTTGAATAACATTATTTTCAATTGTCATGGATTACTCGGTCTTTTTATTTCGTTGCAACTTAGAATATCTCGTTTTGATATCATTGacagattaagttaaataaatatataagaaatttttgagaaaaaactcaccaattttattaaaaaaataaaggattaTATATAACCATCCTCCTacatttaaaatgtaaaataaattgtattaacTAACTATATTAACTTCTACTAATTAACCGATAAGAACCTCTCCTTATATAccaataaactaataaaactaacttatttttctttaacaaaGGTTTACAGTTCAATCTAGAGTGCTCTGTATGTAGAAGAATGTTCTATCtttgttatataataataacataattttataattaaaaataatgcaagttaaaaaaaaaaaatactagttcactataattataaaattatataataatattgaaaaaatcaatttaattttaaatttgtcaatttaaaattaagaggGTGTACAAAATTTTAAACTGTCAATTTTTTAAATCTCCATATTAACTTcctaactatttttaaaaaaattcaaattcaaaatcatatatatatataattattataaagtttaaaaataatttattttataaatttaaatagattgacaattatttaaaaaattatattataaataaatatatataatagttattatatattttaagtaattgTAATTATTTGTTGATTAGTGGTTGGTTGAAAGATATACGCACTTTCAAAGTTGTAGAGGACAATTTGGACTTTTAAGTCCAAAatgatgaataaattatttgggtaaaataatcaaataatttttagtattataaattttagtttagacAAAGTAAAAGATTATTTTCAATCTTAACTTTGAATTTTTACAATATAGAAtcgtaatgttttttttttttatcaaaatatcactTATCTATATGGAGCAATCACTTCCTTCAAAATATCAATAGATTGATGATTACTGACATGACATCAATCACTTCCTTTAATTTGATTCCACAAAACCCTAAtccatattttaatattcacaTACAAATTTATTGTTCCTTTTGGGTTATTTGatctaaaataataagtataattaaaaaaacaaaatataaatattttaatttgaaagatGAGGTTAGGTAAGATAtgattgttggtttatttgaaaacaatcacAAATAACCCAAAACAAGCAAAAGAAGTCTATGTGCATTTCCTCATACAAATTTCATCACATGGGTAATAATAATGGCAATTTGTCAATTCTTATCAGTCTCTATTGCCTCATACTTACCGGAAATTTCTGGATTTAAATTGACTGTTGACTTTGAATATTAATAGATGATATAACtcgttttctctctctctctctctctctctctcttctgcTAGTTGAAATTCCACTGTTCTTAGCTTCAATGCCCAGAGCTTTTTGTTGATTTTGCAATCATTTTGGGAGAAGGCCATTAGGAGAGGAAACGGAAACGACCATTGCAGTAAAGATGGTGAGGTTTAGGACTGTACATGCTTTGGTTCCCTCTTTTCCGTTTAAGAACTCTTATCTTGcttaagaaaacaaaagaaaaaatgtttcTCATTTCAAGACCCAATACCACCTTTACCTTCCTCTGTTTCATCCACTGTTATCTTGTTCTTGTTTGCCTTCTTTGGATGGTTCATGGTGAAACTCATCTTCCATTTCACCCCACAGAGATTATTGCTATTAATTGCGGCTCTTATGGCAATTCAACTTCTTTAGATGGACGCCAATGGATTGGAGATGCCACTACTAATAAATTCTTTGATAATGGTAAATCTAAAAGCTTAAAAACTGTTGAGAATGCTCTATCTGCTGTTGGCACTCCCTACTCGACCGCTCGGGTGTCCTATTCACACTTCACCTACACATTCCACAGCATTTCAGGCCCAATGTTCATACGCTTGCACTTCTATCCTACTTCATACAAGGGTTTCACTAGATCAAACGCTTTCTTTACAGTTAAAGCCGGTCCTTACACCCTCCTCAGCAACTTCAGCCCTTCCTTGACAGCTGAGGCTTTTGGGTTAAAGTCTATTGTAAAAGAATTCTCCTTGCATGTCGAAGAAAATAAACCATTGCGCTTGACATTCTCGCCATCTAGAACTTGTTCCTGTGATGACGAGCTGTATGCTTTTGTTAATGGAATTGAAGTTGTCTCCATGCCCAATACCCTTTACTATACTCCACAAGGTGATTCAGGGGCATCCGTTGTTGGACATAATCGCCGGTTTCTAATTGGTAATAGCTTTGCACTAGAGACTGTACACAGGTTGAATATTGGTGGAATCTCCCTTTTGTCTACACAAGATACCGGGATGTTTCGAGAATGGTCTAGCGACTCCAACTATTTGGTTGAATCTGGATCATCAAGTCTTTCACCTTTAGCAACATCATCGAATATCATCTATCGGAAAATTCCCACATTCATTGCACCATCAAAAGTATATCAGACATCCTGGGCAATGAAGAGTGGCTTCAAACTATCATGGAAGTTACCTGTTGATTTGGGGTTCAGGTACTTGGTTAGATTCCATTTCTGCGAGCTTGATTACCAAATCAAGGAGATGGGACAAAGAAAGTTcagtttgtttataaataatcagATGGCTGAGAGTGATGGGGATCTGATCAAGTGGGCCGGAGGGCATGGTGTTGCAATTTATATGGATTACATAATGATGATGGATGGAGATAGAATGGAGGGTAAGCATGATCTGCTTATAGATTTTTACTCAAACATGATTCCTGAACTTcagttagaagaagaagaacatgtCGATACCATCTTAAAAGGATTGGAAGTATTTAAGTTGAGCAATAATGACAAGAATCTTGCTGGGGTGAATCCAGTGATTCCTTTATCTACAAAACCCCGAAGGTTTGCATCACCTTTCAGTGGTAGaaacaatatttttacattAGTTGTTCTTCTACTGGTAATTCCGAACAtcattgtttattattttcaaatctatATGGAAAACGCTGATAACAAAATTGTCTTTCCATGCCCACCTGATGAAAAGGTTGATAACAAAACTGTCTTTCCCTCCCCACCTGATGAAGAAAAGGTTGATAACAAAAATGCCTTTACATGCCCACCTGATGAAAAGGTTGATAACAAAACTGTCTTTCCATACCCACCTGATGAAAAGGTTGATGACAAAACTGCTTTTCCATACCCACCTGATGAAATGGTTGAAAACCAAATTGTCTTTCCAATTCCATACCCACCTGAAGAACTGTGTCGCCGTTTTTCACTTGCTGAACTGAAATTCGCAACTAACAACTTTGATGATAGATTAGTTATAGGAAGAGGAGGGTTTGGTAAGGTCTACAAAGGAAACGTTGCAGGTGTCACCAAAACCGTTGCTATAAAGCGATTGAGTTCAAATTCCAAACAAGGGGCAGAAGAGTTCTGGACAGAGATTGAGATATTTTCCAAGCTTCAACATGATCACCTTGTTGCTTTGATTGGTTATTGTGATGAGCATAAAGAAATGATCCTTGTTTATGAGAACATGACACGTGGGTCCCTCGCTGATCATTTGTATAAAAGCTATAATGATGGTAAAGGTAGACTTGAACCTCTGCCTTGGAATAGAAGGCTAAAACTTTGCATTGATGCTGCTCGAGGTTTGAGTTTTCTTCATGAAAGTGAACCCGCCATCATACATAGGGACGTGAAGAGCACTAATATTTTGCTGGATGAGAACTGGGTGGCGAAGATTTCTGATTTTGGATTGTGCAGAAAGTTCAGGTTTAGCCATTCATGCACCCATGTGAGCACATCAGTAAAAGGAACATTTGGATATCTAGACCCAAAGTATTTCTTAAATGGGGAGCTGACCATGAAAACAGACGTTTATGCCTTTGGAGTTGTTCTGTGGGAAGTTCTTTGTGGAAGACCGGCTATAGACATAAGATTTGAGGACGAGCAACGAAGTCTAGCCTTATGGGCCCAAAGTTGCTTTGAAGATGGAATTCTTGGCCATATTGTTGACCCTTCTTTGAGAGGCCAAATACCTGTTTCCTCCTTGAAATTGATTTCAACAATTGCCAGTCAGTGCTTACATAACCATCTCAAAAAAAGACCTTCTATGGCTGATATTGTTTCCCGCCTTAATTCAGAACTTGATTCTTTAAATAACTTGGATAAGCTCAAGGTACCGGAATTTGGATCATGGAATGATGAAAATGATCCTCGACTTACAGAAGTAAATTATGTTCCTGTCCTGCCGCAAAACTTAAGTAAACAAGGTAATCTCTCCCTCCTGTTTagtctttatttaaattatacacatgccaacaaaataagaaaattaagcTCTATTAATTTTGTCAGTGGCTTTGGAATGAGTTACATAATAAACTGTAAATTACTTTTGAACTAATAGGTTGTGTATTCTAACAATTTACGGATTGTCCTGTCATTGTAAAGATAAAAGTTCTCATTTTCTGTACTGATCTGCTGCCAGACAAATAcacatatttttctaattaatagtATTGAGAAAATCATTCTATTCCAAATTATTGTGGTTAACTCACACTTGGAAtcctttcaatttttataatcaaattaatgaaCCATGTGTTTGTTGTATGATTTTTCATTTGCTGATATTTTTTGATGTATGACTAATTATAAATGTTCTTACTTATTTTCTGCTGTAAGTGAGAATTAACCAACCACCAGTTGACGCACACTTTCATTTGCCTAAAATTTCAGGGGATATTGGTGGACCTGTCGTTACTAGAAGCCATGTGGAAGTGCAGTTAAAAATATACAGTTTTAATGATATGAAGAGAGCTACACAAGACTTTCATAACTATTTGGGTCAAGGAGGTTTTGGGAATGTCTATAGGGGTTGGGTCAATGAAAAGACACTTAAACCTTGCAAGCCTGGTAGAGGAATTTCTGTAGCCATCAAGAAACTTGATATTGGAGGCATGCAGGGCAATGAAGAGTGGAAggtcattcatttaataaattttgtgcCTGCCTGGTTTTAACTGAAGTAGGATCAAAGTTTGTTGAGCTCACTCAACTTGTAAACTAAGTTCTTTAGCGTGCGTGCAGACTCAAACCACccattgaatttttaatttttttgcttCAAAACTTCTAATGCCAGCTTAGTGAGCTAAATTGACTTTGTTTCAAATAGAGGTGCAGAAGAAAAAAACTTAATGAATAACATATGCAACAGAAGTGACTAGCTATTTTTTCTGCATATGCATTAGTTCTTCTAAAACCTACTTGTGTTGTTTCCACAGGCGGAAGTGAATGTTTTGGGAAGGATATCATCTCGTCATCCTAACTTGGTCAAAATGTTTGGCTACTGTATGGAAAAGAGACAACACTGTCTGGTATATGAATTTGTGGAGAATGGGAGTTTGGACAAGCATCTTTTCACAAGTAAAGATTGTGAACAAAGAAAGACTATACAACTCTTCCTTTAATTTACTAGCTAAAATCTCATTTACCCTTAATTTGTGCAGAAGGTTCTATTTCTAAACGGCTTTCTTGGGATATCCGACTCAAGATAGCTATAGGTGCTGCCCAAGGCCTTGCTTTCTTGCACACTTCAAAACCGTCGATAATAGTGAGGGACGTCAAATCATCTAATATACTGCTTGACAAGGTTCAAATAGTGATACTCAAGCTAGTCATTATTATCTTTTAGATACTTTGTTGGATTAATTtgatataacatattatttgtTTGTCTTGCTAAAAAGCCTTGGATGTGCAACAATTTCATTTGTAATTGTTTATGGATGGATATTTGGCTCATGATTTTTATGTGCTTTTGTTACTTACAGGACTACAATGCAAAACTGTCAGACTTTGGCTTGGCAAAAGATGGGCCATCCGATTACTCCACCCATGTCTCAACAAGAGTGGTGGGTACTATCGGCTATGCAGCTCCAGAATACATGTTAACaggtatgtatatatgtatgcaataaatttgattttagcAAAAGTCTAAGACTAAGTAATCATCACACCTTTACCACATGATGCAGGTCATCTAACTACAAAGAGCGATGTATACTGTTTTGGTGTATTGCTTCTGGAGATATTTACAGGATCGCGTGTCTTTGATAATAATCGGCAGCCAGAACAACAATACTTGGTTGATTGGGCAATGCCCTATCTTGACAGCGAAAGGATAAGATCCATTTTGGATGTCCAGATTGAGGGGCAGTATTCGCTTGTGGGAGCTGTAAAGGCAGGTAAAATGATCCAAAGATGTCTGAATGAAAAACCAAAGGAAAGACCCTCAATGAAGGAAGTTGTAGAAACTTTGGAAGAAATAGCAGCAACAGTTGAAGGAAAAACAATGTCTGAGCTGCATACAACATCAGAATCTTCCCCAGATGGGAGGAGTATTCACGTGGATACAACAGAACCACCAACCAATGCAGCAAAGCCAAAATTGTCCAGGTTCTTTAGTCGACTACTATTCAAATCAAAATGCAACCTTAATCCCTTTAGATTAAACTAAACTAAAGCTAAACCAGTTATTTTAATgggtattattttttaaataatgttcaGACTTTAGAAAAATAGTCCATCTAGTTTGTCTAGCATTAAAATAACTAGCCTAAAGCCCTTCTAAAGGTTAATCAAAAGTTGTGAAAATTGATCATTTGTATTACAATttaatatcaataattaatattacatgttttaataaatattcaattaaattgatatactataggtaaaaaaatatagtaaaataataaaaactaaaaagtaTAGAAGAGATACATATTACAATTATCTTATTCTActtaaagtttataataatatagacAAATTATATTACCTTATTTTActtaaagtttataataatatagacATTTTCCCtctattttttaattgacaATTTAAAGTAAACATCCACATACAACAACGGATagtaaaacaaacataaaaaaataataaaaaaatacaaaaacccaaaatctatattattttgttaattgaattgagaaatattagacggttaaaaatataagaaaatagatTCAgtaaaatagagagaaaatatacacatatttacaccagcattaaaattatattatttttatttttataaaaaaaataattatcattaaatattaaattatataaaaaataaaattctcattATAAACAATCTAACAATTATgtatttgttaataatttttcaaaaacgaACTCATTTGAGTTCTTGAACGATGACTTCGTCGAACAAATCAATAAAACAGTTTCGGAAGAATTTTTGTCCCTGACTTTTGGGCTGCCCAGCCTAAAACCACGtaaattttgacaaataaaaatataaattttggtaAGATTAAAActcattatcaaataataattttaaactgcttaaaaaactaataatattttctttattttataaatgggCCGAACCTGATTTTGAACACCGAAAAATATCGCGCCAAATGAAAATGGACAACTATATAACTGAAATGTTAGAAACTCATAAAAGAATGGTCCTTCATATGAAAgacaaaatcaattaattttttattggaaaatgaaaataacaacCGATCAAATTATTTCGTTTTAATTCTTTGCTGCTAAGAAGGGGACGAACATGGACTCAAGAATGATCCAACACAATCAGTCCATCGACGATTTGAGACGAAAAAATCGATTCGGTTAAACAAGATGGTTCGGATTGAATAAAACGCAACATCAATTCAAATTCGAGTtaggaaaagaaaaataaaatacctGACGTCGAAagggcaaaaaaaaaaaattaattatttcctttaaacaattttattatgtaGTTTTAAAAAGAATGAAATGCCTTACTTAATACAAAAGAGAAGTTGCACTGTTGTTATAATGAGTAAGAAGAAATATGAATGAATCACACAAACAAACtgataaaattatgaaaattttagatTGAATTAATTTGTTATGTATGTTATCAATTCCTTTGATAAAAAGTGACATAACCAATCAATCACCAACAAATAAGGTTAATCATCATccatacataaatattaaaaactggTAAATTAAGGTCCATCAGTAGTCTTCCTTCCTCTCCTCTGATCTCCAATATCAATAACAATAATTATGGACTCTTGTTCAAATCGGGGAGATTCGGCTTCCTCTCggcctcctcttcttcttcttcttcttcttcttcgggATCGTTCAACAGTTCTCTAACATCAGCAAATTCATCCCTCGGTGGTGGGAACATTGCCCGCCACGGCCTCTCCGGATGCATCCTCATATGCCTAGCCAGACTCTTATCACTCTCAAATCTTATTACGCATACCGCGCAAACTAACTCCACCGCTTCCCCGTCTTCTGTCGCCAACACCGGGACTTCCGGGGCGACGTCGACAGAGAGTACTGGAGGAGCCGGCCTCAGTTGCGGTGGCAGGGTTGACGGACCCGCTCCCGGGTCTCCCCCTTCCCTAGCCCTCTTTCTTAGGTTCGTCTCCATACCAGGAACATTTCTTTGCAGAGTATAAGATCCAActgctcctcctcctcctccttcccTTGACGGAGTAGGATTATTATTGCTCACCGCCATCGCCGGAGTCACGTTCTCGTCGGACCCGGAACGAGGAGGGGACTCGGGGTTACGGGAAGGAGAGTTGCTACCGGAGTTGGCCATTATATATTCTTCTTATACCTGCCTGCAAATATTGAAGAAGAGATGACCGACCGGGGACGAAGAAAAATGAAACCaactttgtttttaaatagTCAACGGTCGGATACGACGGTTTTTTCAGTTACTCGTTTAAACATGTGTCCGAACCCTTTCACTTGCGTCTATTCAAATTGGATCCGTCTGATGAGTTTTTCTATTAAATGGATTCAACGGTTCTTCATTACCGAGTTGGCAGGATATaaccgttttttttttttttttttgaaaaggtaCATCTTATATAATCAgtgattataaatttaattcattaagttGTAAAAGAGTTCTTTTGGAAAGAATATattgttcaataaaaaatataagttatttaaattttttttatttaaaattttctttttataaataaaataaaaacattttgatATTTGAGTGAAAGTAGAGTTTATATTTCTCATTTATGTGTAAATCAAttgatgattaaaatattaaaataattctaaaattatttaattaataactatTAAAGTGCatatttggtatatatatatatatattatattattaaaaatttatttacaataattttattattttaaaaatatttatatacaagcTATTTTTTCTTAGTGAGTCTCAaatttgtcatatatatatatatatatatatatatatatatatatatatatatatatatatatatatatatatatatatatatatatatttatttatttttatctagcaaatattttaaaattattaacctaataaagtaatttaaatgataaaaatagttattaaaaaaaataaatgatactACTGTTAGATTCTCACTtcaaagttaaagttaaagttgaAGTTGAATGGAACATTTACATTGGGCTTAGAGATTTGGTTTCAATGGATCATTCATTACATGATTTAAGAATGATGGATTTGAAttgcttaatttgaattgaaataatCAAGTGTCTTGTTTAAGATTTGAGAAACTGAAACGGGAAATTGATTTAGtgatattgttatatatatataattggagGATTCAAATGTATTATAATTTGgtcaaaattctaataaaaaaatgtctataCCGAACCGTACTACTCTAATTACCAATCGGTATAAGGTAATACGATTGGTTGTAATCTAATCGGTTGGTAATTGCCagttaatttaactaattattataggCTAACTAAGAAAACACCTATTAGATAAgacctatttaattaaaaatatatatttaactaatcttaaaaaacttaaaatagaaCCAAAATTAAACCATAAACAAAATCTTAAATGAAATTGAACTAAAATCATaacaaatattctaaaaaattatatatataataatcaaagtactgcatcaacatttaaattctaattataaatcaCAAAAGTTCTTATTTAATCCGCGTCTTTTCCA
It encodes the following:
- the LOC124925642 gene encoding receptor-like protein kinase FERONIA; amino-acid sequence: MLWFPLFRLRTLILLKKTKEKMFLISRPNTTFTFLCFIHCYLVLVCLLWMVHGETHLPFHPTEIIAINCGSYGNSTSLDGRQWIGDATTNKFFDNGKSKSLKTVENALSAVGTPYSTARVSYSHFTYTFHSISGPMFIRLHFYPTSYKGFTRSNAFFTVKAGPYTLLSNFSPSLTAEAFGLKSIVKEFSLHVEENKPLRLTFSPSRTCSCDDELYAFVNGIEVVSMPNTLYYTPQGDSGASVVGHNRRFLIGNSFALETVHRLNIGGISLLSTQDTGMFREWSSDSNYLVESGSSSLSPLATSSNIIYRKIPTFIAPSKVYQTSWAMKSGFKLSWKLPVDLGFRYLVRFHFCELDYQIKEMGQRKFSLFINNQMAESDGDLIKWAGGHGVAIYMDYIMMMDGDRMEGKHDLLIDFYSNMIPELQLEEEEHVDTILKGLEVFKLSNNDKNLAGVNPVIPLSTKPRRFASPFSGRNNIFTLVVLLLVIPNIIVYYFQIYMENADNKIVFPCPPDEKVDNKTVFPSPPDEEKVDNKNAFTCPPDEKVDNKTVFPYPPDEKVDDKTAFPYPPDEMVENQIVFPIPYPPEELCRRFSLAELKFATNNFDDRLVIGRGGFGKVYKGNVAGVTKTVAIKRLSSNSKQGAEEFWTEIEIFSKLQHDHLVALIGYCDEHKEMILVYENMTRGSLADHLYKSYNDGKGRLEPLPWNRRLKLCIDAARGLSFLHESEPAIIHRDVKSTNILLDENWVAKISDFGLCRKFRFSHSCTHVSTSVKGTFGYLDPKYFLNGELTMKTDVYAFGVVLWEVLCGRPAIDIRFEDEQRSLALWAQSCFEDGILGHIVDPSLRGQIPVSSLKLISTIASQCLHNHLKKRPSMADIVSRLNSELDSLNNLDKLKVPEFGSWNDENDPRLTEVNYVPVLPQNLSKQGDIGGPVVTRSHVEVQLKIYSFNDMKRATQDFHNYLGQGGFGNVYRGWVNEKTLKPCKPGRGISVAIKKLDIGGMQGNEEWKAEVNVLGRISSRHPNLVKMFGYCMEKRQHCLVYEFVENGSLDKHLFTKGSISKRLSWDIRLKIAIGAAQGLAFLHTSKPSIIVRDVKSSNILLDKDYNAKLSDFGLAKDGPSDYSTHVSTRVVGTIGYAAPEYMLTGHLTTKSDVYCFGVLLLEIFTGSRVFDNNRQPEQQYLVDWAMPYLDSERIRSILDVQIEGQYSLVGAVKAGKMIQRCLNEKPKERPSMKEVVETLEEIAATVEGKTMSELHTTSESSPDGRSIHVDTTEPPTNAAKPKLSRFFSRLLFKSKCNLNPFRLN
- the LOC124925103 gene encoding serine/threonine-protein kinase RIPK-like, whose amino-acid sequence is MCSIDLNRSNEKQDLVEWALPYLGSERNIKSILDFQIEGQYSFQGVMKAGTIIQRCLQKKSKERPSMKEVVVALEEIATIEGKTMYELHTTSSSTSESSPDVVIGRSIHVDTKPTNAAKPKLSPFFSRLVFKSKSNLN
- the LOC124925104 gene encoding uncharacterized protein LOC124925104, whose amino-acid sequence is MANSGSNSPSRNPESPPRSGSDENVTPAMAVSNNNPTPSREGGGGGAVGSYTLQRNVPGMETNLRKRAREGGDPGAGPSTLPPQLRPAPPVLSVDVAPEVPVLATEDGEAVELVCAVCVIRFESDKSLARHMRMHPERPWRAMFPPPRDEFADVRELLNDPEEEEEEEEEEAERKPNLPDLNKSP